In Paenibacillus sonchi, a single genomic region encodes these proteins:
- a CDS encoding MFS transporter, whose amino-acid sequence MNHSSERLWTPSFITLTLCNLLLFMGLQMTLSTLPAYAEGMLQASSVQVSLVTSLFALSAIASRLFSGKAMEKGGRNLLIFMGLAVSIIAVIGYYWAGSILALLLLRMLFGIGFGMASTAFPTMASDIIPIRRMGEGMGYFGLSTSLAMSAGPLIGLSLLQGPGFGSLLICTAAALVLILPLSYRLTTKLPAHHKEPAAPPVTEIRGGAFRRLFIPCLLNFLLSVSYGGLLGFLALYGAEAHLEHIAYFFLFNAVAIVVVRPLSGKIYDRFGPPALLIPGSLFIVAGLLQLSFASSTAALFPAALCYGIGFGSMQPALQTWMIQSVEPRQRGTANGMFFNSLDLGVAIGTMILGSIALYTSYGVMYRYSALAPVLLLLIYTTLLLAKRYNRQKPAPKNSTSHSVTK is encoded by the coding sequence TTGAATCATTCATCTGAACGACTATGGACACCGTCATTTATAACTCTCACCCTTTGCAATCTGCTGCTGTTCATGGGCCTGCAGATGACTCTCTCCACCCTCCCGGCTTATGCCGAAGGAATGCTGCAAGCTTCTTCTGTACAAGTCAGTCTTGTGACCAGCCTGTTTGCACTGAGCGCTATCGCATCCCGGCTGTTCTCCGGCAAAGCGATGGAAAAAGGCGGCCGCAATCTGCTGATCTTCATGGGCCTGGCCGTTTCCATAATTGCGGTAATCGGCTATTACTGGGCAGGAAGCATTCTTGCACTCCTGCTCCTGCGGATGCTGTTCGGAATAGGCTTCGGCATGGCCAGCACCGCATTTCCGACGATGGCCTCCGACATTATCCCGATCCGCCGGATGGGCGAAGGCATGGGCTACTTCGGCCTGTCCACAAGCCTAGCCATGTCCGCCGGCCCGCTGATCGGACTCAGCCTGCTGCAGGGGCCAGGCTTTGGCTCGCTGCTGATCTGTACTGCTGCAGCACTGGTGCTGATTTTGCCGCTCAGCTACCGCCTGACCACGAAGCTGCCGGCACATCATAAGGAGCCGGCAGCTCCGCCGGTAACAGAAATCAGGGGTGGCGCCTTCCGGAGACTGTTTATTCCCTGCCTGCTTAACTTTCTGCTGTCTGTCTCCTATGGCGGACTGCTGGGTTTTCTGGCGCTCTACGGTGCTGAGGCCCATCTGGAACACATCGCTTACTTCTTTCTGTTCAATGCTGTAGCGATTGTAGTTGTACGGCCGCTCTCCGGGAAAATTTACGACCGTTTCGGCCCTCCTGCCCTGCTCATTCCGGGGAGTCTCTTCATAGTTGCAGGACTGCTGCAGCTCTCCTTCGCTTCCTCAACGGCTGCACTGTTTCCGGCCGCCCTTTGTTACGGAATCGGCTTCGGTTCGATGCAGCCCGCATTGCAGACCTGGATGATCCAGTCCGTGGAGCCCCGCCAGCGCGGGACGGCGAACGGCATGTTCTTCAACTCGCTGGATCTCGGTGTAGCGATTGGAACCATGATCCTCGGTTCCATTGCACTGTATACCAGCTATGGCGTCATGTACCGATATTCGGCACTGGCACCCGTTCTGCTGCTGTTGATATATACAACCCTGCTGCTCGCTAAACGTTACAACCGCCAAAAACCTGCGCCAAAGAATTCCACGAGCCACTCTGTGACCAAATAA
- a CDS encoding MarR family winged helix-turn-helix transcriptional regulator: protein MPHTSPQEFLGFLLGSTHRRISNAFARVLKPYDITPEQWSILLMICDREGINQKEVAAAAAKDQPTTARIVELLQKKGFIHKMMSPTDRRAFQLYATETGKSLIKRTVSLEQQTIAAAVNGLRPEQIEDLRSMLELIYHNTGNTHQE from the coding sequence ATGCCGCATACTTCACCCCAGGAGTTCCTCGGATTTCTGCTGGGCTCAACACACCGGAGGATTTCCAATGCATTTGCCCGGGTTCTGAAGCCCTATGACATCACCCCGGAACAATGGTCTATTCTGCTGATGATCTGTGATCGTGAAGGCATTAATCAGAAGGAAGTTGCCGCCGCCGCTGCCAAAGACCAGCCCACTACAGCCAGAATCGTAGAACTGCTGCAGAAGAAAGGCTTCATACACAAGATGATGAGCCCTACCGACCGGCGTGCCTTTCAGCTCTATGCCACAGAGACTGGCAAGTCATTGATTAAGCGTACCGTATCCCTGGAGCAACAGACTATTGCTGCGGCGGTCAATGGACTCCGCCCCGAGCAGATCGAAGACCTCCGCTCCATGCTGGAGCTGATCTACCACAACACCGGAAATACTCATCAAGAATAG
- the fsa gene encoding fructose-6-phosphate aldolase — protein MKFFLDTGNIEEIKRITRLGLVDGVTTNPSLIAKEGRLFKDVIKEIVAIVPGPVSAEVIGLKAEEMLKEAYEIAEWAPNVVIKLPMTEDGLEACYELTKKGIKTNVTLIFSAAQGLMAAKAGATYISPFVGRLDDIGVDGMKLISDLKTILTNYGLQSEIIAASIRNIAHVEQAAIAGAHIATIPGSLLPSLWKHPLTDNGIERFLKDWEKVPQA, from the coding sequence ATGAAGTTTTTCTTGGATACCGGAAATATTGAGGAAATCAAACGTATTACCCGCCTCGGATTAGTGGATGGCGTAACGACAAATCCGTCGCTTATCGCCAAAGAAGGCAGACTTTTCAAAGATGTAATCAAAGAGATCGTCGCCATTGTGCCAGGCCCGGTCAGCGCCGAGGTTATTGGTCTGAAGGCTGAAGAAATGCTGAAGGAAGCTTACGAAATTGCAGAATGGGCTCCGAATGTTGTCATCAAGCTGCCAATGACTGAAGATGGTCTGGAAGCTTGTTATGAATTAACCAAAAAAGGCATCAAAACCAACGTTACCCTCATCTTCTCCGCAGCACAGGGCCTGATGGCCGCCAAAGCCGGGGCTACCTATATCAGCCCGTTCGTCGGACGTCTGGATGATATCGGTGTTGACGGCATGAAGCTGATCTCGGATTTGAAGACCATTCTGACCAATTACGGCCTTCAATCGGAAATTATCGCCGCCAGCATCCGCAATATTGCCCATGTAGAGCAGGCAGCCATTGCCGGAGCGCATATCGCAACCATCCCGGGCTCACTCCTGCCTTCCCTGTGGAAGCATCCGCTGACAGACAACGGTATCGAACGTTTCCTGAAAGACTGGGAGAAAGTTCCGCAAGCCTAA
- a CDS encoding macro domain-containing protein, translating to MLIIINQVAISACQGDITSWQGDMIVNASNSGLFGGGGVDGAIHRAGGPQIAEECAAIRRKQGGILPGEAAVTCAGKLPLLGIIHTVGPIWKGGDAGEIATLARCYLNSLDAACTQGARSIAFPNISTGVYNFPKALACQTALRTVVDYVKERDSGGLPLQRIEFICFEKDNADLYEETLKRYSDI from the coding sequence ATGCTAATCATCATTAACCAAGTGGCCATTTCCGCCTGCCAAGGGGATATTACGTCCTGGCAGGGGGACATGATTGTAAATGCGTCGAATTCGGGCCTTTTTGGCGGCGGCGGGGTGGACGGTGCGATTCACCGTGCAGGCGGACCGCAGATTGCCGAGGAGTGTGCAGCGATCCGCCGCAAGCAAGGCGGGATTCTGCCCGGTGAAGCAGCCGTTACATGTGCCGGGAAGCTTCCGCTGCTGGGGATCATACATACAGTAGGACCGATTTGGAAAGGGGGAGACGCTGGTGAAATTGCCACTTTAGCCAGATGCTACCTGAACAGTCTGGATGCCGCATGCACCCAAGGGGCCCGGAGCATTGCTTTTCCGAACATCAGCACGGGAGTTTATAATTTCCCCAAAGCCCTGGCCTGCCAAACTGCGCTAAGGACTGTGGTTGACTATGTTAAGGAACGCGATTCCGGAGGACTGCCGCTGCAACGGATCGAATTTATCTGTTTTGAGAAGGATAACGCCGATTTATATGAGGAAACACTAAAACGCTATAGTGATATATAA
- a CDS encoding GNAT family N-acetyltransferase → MRARHGMISNSEVNFVVVEPESRELRALIDRLDVELKARYPHETIYVVDFSDPKVREMTFVVAYAGDKPVGCGGLRPLDPDSSVMELKRFYVDPDTRKQGIANRMLLDLEQKARAAGCREIRLETGIKQPEAIALYEKHGYRPIDLFGPYIGDPDSLCYGKSLS, encoded by the coding sequence ATGAGAGCGAGGCACGGGATGATCTCGAATAGCGAAGTGAATTTTGTAGTGGTGGAGCCTGAGAGCAGGGAGTTGAGGGCGTTAATTGACCGTCTCGATGTCGAACTGAAAGCAAGGTATCCGCATGAAACCATCTATGTTGTTGATTTTTCGGACCCCAAAGTGCGGGAAATGACCTTCGTGGTGGCTTATGCAGGAGACAAGCCGGTAGGCTGCGGAGGCCTGCGGCCGCTTGACCCGGATTCATCGGTGATGGAGCTGAAGCGTTTCTATGTAGACCCGGATACCCGCAAGCAGGGGATTGCTAACCGCATGCTGCTGGATTTGGAGCAGAAAGCGAGAGCGGCGGGCTGCAGAGAGATCAGGCTGGAGACAGGCATCAAGCAGCCGGAAGCGATTGCGCTCTATGAGAAGCACGGCTACCGGCCGATTGACTTGTTTGGCCCTTATATAGGCGATCCTGACAGTCTCTGCTACGGCAAAAGCTTGTCCTGA
- the rpiA gene encoding ribose-5-phosphate isomerase RpiA: protein MSINVKQLAAEKAVEYVVDGMKVGLGTGSTAYWAIRKLGERVQEGLKITAVATSVASEEQARELGIPLVGFGDIDGLDLTIDGADELNHDLELIKGGGGALLREKIVARGSKRMIVVADESKAVGTLGQFPLPVEIVPFAWEWTVADLAKLGCTVELRRSGDGLYKTDNGNYIADCRFGTIASASELAASLQNITGVVEHGLFIGIAALAIIGKQDGSIEIIEREHGE, encoded by the coding sequence ATGAGTATCAATGTGAAGCAGCTCGCAGCCGAAAAGGCAGTGGAATATGTGGTCGACGGGATGAAGGTGGGGCTGGGTACCGGTTCTACAGCATACTGGGCCATCCGCAAGCTGGGTGAACGCGTACAAGAAGGGCTGAAGATCACCGCTGTAGCAACTTCTGTAGCCTCGGAAGAGCAGGCCCGCGAGCTGGGTATCCCTCTGGTCGGCTTCGGTGATATTGATGGTCTTGATTTGACCATTGACGGGGCCGATGAGCTGAATCACGACCTGGAGCTGATCAAGGGCGGCGGCGGGGCGCTGCTGCGTGAGAAGATCGTCGCCCGGGGCAGCAAGCGGATGATCGTGGTGGCGGACGAGAGCAAGGCTGTCGGTACGCTCGGGCAATTTCCGCTCCCGGTGGAGATTGTTCCTTTTGCCTGGGAATGGACCGTCGCTGATCTGGCCAAGCTGGGCTGCACAGTGGAGCTGCGGCGCAGCGGGGACGGGCTGTACAAGACCGACAATGGCAATTACATTGCGGACTGCCGGTTCGGAACGATTGCTTCAGCATCTGAACTCGCGGCGTCCTTGCAGAACATCACCGGTGTGGTTGAACACGGGCTGTTCATTGGCATTGCTGCTCTGGCGATTATCGGCAAACAGGATGGCAGCATTGAAATTATTGAGCGTGAACACGGCGAGTAG
- a CDS encoding VanZ family protein — translation MLLILLIAYSAALVYWMFIGFGRSVHTDGPFRYNLEPLRTIKLYFDLDNGVSFPRRLINLLGNVIVFVPFGVLLPLLRKSLRSVISLLFVSALGILLLETMQMLLRVGSFDIDDLLLNLAGVLCGYILLWSVFLKGKR, via the coding sequence ATGCTGCTGATCCTGCTAATCGCGTATAGTGCCGCCCTGGTGTACTGGATGTTTATCGGGTTTGGACGGTCGGTACACACGGACGGGCCTTTCCGCTATAACCTGGAGCCGCTGCGTACCATTAAACTGTACTTTGATCTGGATAACGGAGTTTCTTTCCCTCGAAGGCTAATTAATCTGCTGGGCAATGTTATTGTCTTTGTGCCATTTGGTGTTCTGCTGCCTTTGTTGAGGAAAAGCCTGCGCTCTGTCATTTCGCTGCTCTTCGTCTCAGCCTTGGGCATACTGTTGCTGGAGACGATGCAGATGCTGCTTCGGGTCGGCAGCTTTGACATTGACGATTTGCTGCTTAATCTGGCGGGCGTTTTGTGCGGGTACATCCTGCTGTGGAGCGTGTTTTTAAAGGGTAAAAGGTAA
- a CDS encoding GNAT family N-acetyltransferase, producing MLVDLKQRTDTDEVKELLAYAVIDEPDALWRTSVEYGSKAALQLFGWEEEGLLIGLVGFEETEDGSLEIRHIAVLPENRGKGYARGIILELLAARNPRYLLAETEDEIAADFYRNLGFMVYSLGESPAGIEMFRCVYEVEEDEDED from the coding sequence ATGCTGGTAGATTTGAAACAGCGTACGGATACGGATGAAGTGAAGGAGCTGCTGGCTTATGCCGTCATCGATGAGCCGGATGCGCTGTGGCGCACCTCGGTGGAGTATGGCAGCAAGGCAGCGCTGCAGCTTTTTGGATGGGAAGAGGAAGGTTTGCTCATAGGACTGGTAGGTTTTGAGGAAACCGAAGATGGCTCGCTGGAGATCCGCCACATCGCTGTGCTCCCGGAGAACAGGGGCAAAGGCTATGCGCGGGGGATCATTCTGGAGCTGCTGGCTGCCCGCAATCCGCGGTATCTGCTGGCGGAGACGGAAGACGAGATTGCCGCAGATTTTTACCGGAACCTGGGCTTTATGGTTTACAGCCTCGGGGAGAGTCCCGCCGGCATTGAAATGTTCCGCTGTGTCTATGAGGTTGAAGAAGACGAGGATGAGGATTAA
- a CDS encoding MarR family winged helix-turn-helix transcriptional regulator has product MKGEPQHWIDRYIDAYMGVTRQINAQIKDNMAECLTNDQFLIMRLINSQELCTSTFLAEAVAVGKSSITAIINRLAEAGFIERTRDENDRRQVYLSLTEKGRSTYHAAEKQVQEVISPYFSHFEEQDIEKFITMFEKLALLMQETGGETIEDHT; this is encoded by the coding sequence ATGAAAGGAGAGCCACAGCATTGGATTGACCGCTACATAGATGCTTATATGGGGGTGACCCGGCAGATTAATGCGCAGATCAAAGACAACATGGCTGAATGCCTGACCAATGATCAATTTCTGATTATGCGGCTGATCAACAGCCAGGAGCTTTGTACTTCCACTTTTTTAGCGGAGGCAGTTGCAGTGGGTAAAAGTTCCATTACTGCGATTATCAATAGGCTGGCGGAAGCCGGATTTATTGAGCGGACCCGGGATGAGAACGACCGCCGGCAAGTCTATTTGTCGCTGACTGAGAAGGGCAGAAGCACCTATCATGCGGCAGAGAAGCAGGTACAGGAGGTTATTTCTCCTTATTTCTCCCACTTTGAGGAGCAGGATATCGAGAAATTCATCACGATGTTTGAGAAGCTGGCCTTATTAATGCAGGAGACAGGGGGAGAAACAATTGAAGACCATACTTAA
- a CDS encoding MMPL family transporter, protein MKTILKARWAIIAVWLAAAVVLFMTAPGMSDLVREKGQISVPDGYTSTRAAEIMKEVADAKGGETLHQVALVFNKPDGLAAEDTESIKQGVEKLAAEKVALKINSITDPFSQEELKDTLIAKDGKTIMAALMVNGGEEAVKQLPDQVDKLLSGVSADHYLTSEGLITEDTIVSSEAGLKKSEYITVIFILLILFVVFRSFVAPFVPLLTVGLSYIVSQSIVAFLVDRFNFPLSTFTQIFMVAVMFGIGTDYCILLISRFKEELASAEDTRSAIISTYRKAGGTVFYSGLAVFVGFLAIGLSKFMLYRSAVAVAVGIAVMLLALVTVVPFFMAVLGKKLFWPSSSKLEHSESRIWGAAGSFSRKRPWAALLIVAVVVVPFLLTYSGKLSFNSMDEIGPGYASVKGFNIISDSFGPGESMPGKIVIKNDDRMDTSEYMGLAEKISRELEKVDGVKAVRSMSRPTGEQINDFLIPTQVAALTNGLSQSNVGLTKIQSGLEEASKQLKGNEPKLNEAVSGSAKLTEGTAELKKGIDALGDGLSRIESGIKSGSSGAGEIKAGLAQAAASAKQLADANASLLAGYQKIGAGLTALNGGLGQLQTQLQGVASALAGLDASFTGLEAAHPDLLQDVNYQTIKGTVTQSGTGAAKLAGGLGQISGQLKGAAAGLNEANAGYAKAAAGQTALAQGLSKLVAGIGRLQSGLNQAAAGQGQIVDKIPSISSGLDQLQGGQQQLADGFGQLTGQIGKLTDGLSDSADGLKQITGGLNSAQDYLKQIQNAKDDELSGFLVPEEALKEGGIQQVFDNYLSSDRKVMTLDVVFAANPYSAKAIDSMGDIQAAVDRAVKGTKLENAETAISGVSSTYSDLQKISNEDYMRTVVLMLGGIFIILVVLLRSIIMPLYLIVSLLITYFTALGVTEAIFVHLLDYSGITWTTPFFSFVMLIALGVDYSIFLMDRFNENKTWDVREAILHAMRNMGTVILSAVVILGGTFASMYPSGVLSMMQIATVVLSGLALYALVFLPFFVPVMVRMFGRANWWPFSGSASADTPKTLDM, encoded by the coding sequence TTGAAGACCATACTTAAAGCAAGATGGGCTATTATAGCCGTATGGCTTGCCGCAGCGGTTGTGTTATTTATGACTGCTCCGGGCATGTCTGACCTGGTGCGTGAGAAGGGGCAGATTTCCGTTCCGGACGGCTATACTTCTACCAGGGCTGCTGAAATCATGAAGGAGGTCGCCGACGCTAAGGGCGGGGAGACGCTGCATCAAGTGGCGTTAGTTTTTAACAAGCCGGATGGGCTTGCCGCTGAAGATACAGAGAGCATTAAACAAGGGGTCGAGAAGCTTGCGGCGGAGAAGGTGGCGCTCAAAATTAACTCCATCACCGATCCTTTTTCCCAGGAGGAATTGAAGGACACTCTTATCGCCAAGGACGGCAAAACGATCATGGCCGCACTGATGGTGAACGGCGGGGAGGAAGCTGTCAAACAATTGCCGGACCAGGTGGATAAGCTGCTTAGCGGCGTCAGTGCAGATCATTATTTGACCAGTGAGGGGCTTATTACCGAGGATACCATTGTCAGTTCGGAAGCCGGGCTGAAGAAATCGGAATACATTACCGTTATCTTCATTTTGCTGATTTTATTCGTTGTGTTCCGGTCCTTCGTCGCACCGTTTGTGCCGCTGTTGACCGTGGGACTCAGCTATATTGTATCGCAGTCTATAGTGGCCTTCCTGGTGGACCGGTTTAATTTCCCCTTATCGACCTTTACGCAGATCTTTATGGTTGCGGTAATGTTCGGGATCGGGACGGATTACTGCATTCTGCTGATCAGCCGGTTCAAGGAAGAGCTGGCCTCTGCGGAGGACACCCGTAGTGCCATTATTTCTACTTACCGCAAGGCGGGAGGTACGGTATTCTATTCAGGGCTTGCCGTATTTGTCGGTTTCCTGGCCATCGGGTTGTCCAAGTTCATGCTCTACCGTTCTGCGGTGGCGGTGGCGGTAGGGATTGCCGTAATGCTGCTGGCGCTTGTGACCGTAGTTCCATTCTTCATGGCGGTGCTGGGCAAAAAGCTGTTCTGGCCGTCAAGCAGCAAGCTGGAGCACAGTGAGAGCCGGATTTGGGGCGCAGCGGGTTCTTTTTCTCGAAAAAGACCCTGGGCGGCGCTGCTGATTGTGGCAGTGGTGGTGGTTCCTTTCCTGCTGACCTACAGCGGCAAGCTGAGCTTCAACAGCATGGATGAAATTGGACCCGGCTATGCCTCGGTCAAAGGCTTCAACATTATCTCTGACAGCTTCGGTCCGGGTGAGTCCATGCCCGGCAAGATTGTGATCAAAAATGATGACCGCATGGATACCTCCGAGTACATGGGGTTAGCGGAGAAGATCAGCCGTGAGCTGGAGAAGGTGGACGGCGTCAAAGCGGTCCGCAGCATGTCCCGTCCAACCGGGGAGCAAATCAATGACTTCCTGATCCCGACTCAAGTGGCTGCGCTCACCAACGGCCTCAGCCAGAGCAATGTAGGGCTGACCAAGATTCAATCAGGTCTTGAGGAAGCCAGCAAGCAGCTTAAAGGGAACGAGCCTAAGCTGAATGAAGCCGTATCGGGCAGTGCGAAGCTGACTGAAGGCACGGCCGAGCTGAAAAAAGGCATCGATGCGCTGGGCGACGGCCTGTCGCGCATCGAGAGCGGCATCAAAAGCGGCTCCTCAGGAGCCGGTGAGATCAAAGCAGGGCTGGCCCAGGCGGCGGCCAGCGCCAAGCAGCTGGCCGATGCCAATGCATCGCTGCTGGCAGGCTACCAGAAAATCGGTGCAGGTCTGACTGCGCTGAATGGGGGGCTTGGGCAGCTTCAAACCCAGCTTCAAGGGGTGGCCTCGGCGCTGGCCGGTCTGGATGCATCTTTTACCGGTCTTGAGGCCGCACATCCTGATCTTCTGCAGGATGTGAACTACCAGACGATTAAAGGCACCGTAACACAGAGCGGAACGGGGGCAGCAAAGCTGGCTGGCGGTCTGGGCCAGATTTCCGGGCAGCTGAAGGGTGCCGCAGCGGGCCTTAACGAAGCCAATGCCGGTTATGCCAAAGCGGCAGCGGGCCAGACGGCATTGGCGCAGGGACTTAGCAAGCTGGTGGCCGGCATCGGCCGGCTGCAGTCCGGATTGAATCAGGCGGCAGCCGGACAAGGACAGATTGTAGATAAGATACCTTCGATTTCCAGTGGTCTGGATCAGCTCCAGGGAGGGCAGCAGCAGCTGGCAGACGGGTTCGGACAGCTTACCGGACAAATCGGCAAGTTGACGGACGGTCTCAGCGACAGTGCCGACGGCTTGAAGCAGATCACAGGCGGGCTAAATTCTGCACAGGATTACCTCAAACAGATTCAGAATGCCAAGGATGATGAGCTGAGCGGGTTCCTGGTGCCGGAGGAGGCGCTGAAAGAGGGCGGCATTCAGCAGGTATTTGATAATTATCTGTCCTCTGACCGCAAAGTGATGACTCTGGATGTGGTATTCGCTGCCAATCCTTACAGCGCAAAGGCAATCGACAGCATGGGGGATATCCAGGCAGCGGTAGACCGTGCCGTGAAAGGCACGAAGCTGGAGAATGCAGAAACAGCCATTAGCGGGGTCAGCAGCACCTACAGCGACCTGCAGAAAATATCCAATGAGGATTATATGCGGACAGTAGTACTGATGCTGGGCGGTATCTTCATCATCCTGGTCGTGCTGCTGCGCTCGATTATTATGCCTTTGTACCTGATTGTTTCGCTGCTGATCACTTATTTCACAGCACTGGGTGTGACCGAGGCCATCTTCGTGCATTTGCTGGATTATTCAGGAATCACCTGGACGACGCCATTCTTCAGCTTTGTGATGCTGATTGCACTCGGGGTTGACTACAGCATTTTCCTCATGGACCGATTCAATGAGAACAAAACCTGGGATGTGCGTGAAGCGATCCTGCACGCCATGCGGAACATGGGGACGGTAATTCTGTCAGCAGTAGTCATTCTGGGCGGAACATTCGCCTCGATGTATCCGTCCGGGGTACTGTCGATGATGCAGATCGCTACGGTCGTACTATCAGGTCTGGCGCTGTACGCGCTGGTGTTCCTGCCGTTCTTCGTGCCGGTAATGGTGCGCATGTTCGGCCGGGCGAACTGGTGGCCGTTCAGCGGTTCAGCCTCTGCTGACACACCGAAAACACTGGATATGTAA
- a CDS encoding tetratricopeptide repeat protein: MFKFFGFLLLYRLVGNPFLALIILLVILYFLDRRYVGILPSFTKPFRRSRQISKLRTTISLNPNDVSAKFDLARLLIERKRYSEAKELLVQIADRYEQSAEYWVELGYANLKLGHLPEGEAQMLQGLEINRKAQYGQPYLRLAEVFRNIDHNKALQYVTQFQEIQSSSSEAYYLAGSMYKALGRKEDAKRAFNESTAVYRSLPKYKKRQERGWALRSYFAKMR, from the coding sequence ATGTTCAAATTTTTCGGTTTCTTGCTGCTGTACCGCCTGGTGGGCAATCCTTTTCTGGCCCTAATTATTCTGCTGGTTATCCTGTATTTTCTGGACCGCCGATATGTTGGCATACTTCCCAGCTTCACCAAGCCATTCCGCCGGAGCCGGCAGATTTCCAAGCTGCGGACCACGATTTCACTGAATCCAAATGATGTATCGGCCAAATTCGATCTGGCCAGACTGCTGATTGAGCGCAAGCGTTACAGTGAAGCCAAGGAGCTGCTTGTACAAATTGCCGACCGCTATGAGCAGTCTGCCGAATACTGGGTGGAGCTGGGTTATGCGAATCTGAAGCTGGGGCATCTGCCTGAAGGCGAGGCACAGATGCTGCAAGGGCTGGAGATCAACCGCAAGGCCCAATACGGGCAACCCTACCTCCGTCTCGCAGAAGTATTCCGCAATATTGACCACAACAAAGCCCTGCAATATGTAACCCAGTTTCAGGAGATTCAATCCTCCTCCAGTGAAGCGTATTATCTCGCAGGTTCCATGTACAAGGCGCTGGGGAGAAAGGAGGATGCCAAACGGGCTTTTAACGAATCGACTGCCGTTTACCGTTCACTGCCCAAATATAAGAAGCGCCAGGAGCGCGGCTGGGCGCTGCGCAGCTACTTCGCTAAGATGCGATAG
- a CDS encoding discoidin domain-containing protein, with protein MKKIFLLVVSCIIFTVILAKPLVTAATTEEVNLVPVMTSNTAPSGIASASSIWSTNHQAFSVFDGKPNDVGWASNVTQAGWIAYEFETSVVVNKYKLMPRGEDVSFAKECPRDWTFEGWNGTDWVVLDKQANISDWAKGVKKVFSFENGVAYKKYRLNITMNNGTTAVTLGAFEMYNSTPGPTPTVTPEPTIEPTPTPTPTPTATATATATATATPTPTATATPTPTPTATPTVTPSPTPEQPTGDRAILVVTMNTGLEKEFDLSMEEVNSFIAWYENKQAGTGKASYAIDKHDNNKGPFTSRKDYVIFDKILTFSVDEYSAK; from the coding sequence ATGAAGAAGATCTTTTTGCTTGTTGTATCTTGTATAATTTTCACTGTAATACTGGCTAAACCTTTAGTCACTGCAGCTACTACTGAAGAAGTGAATTTAGTGCCTGTTATGACTTCTAACACGGCTCCTTCTGGAATTGCAAGCGCTAGTAGTATTTGGAGTACCAACCACCAAGCCTTTAGTGTTTTTGACGGTAAACCTAATGATGTTGGATGGGCATCCAATGTAACACAGGCTGGGTGGATCGCATATGAGTTTGAGACCTCAGTCGTAGTTAATAAATATAAACTGATGCCACGTGGAGAAGACGTCAGCTTTGCCAAAGAGTGTCCTCGTGATTGGACGTTTGAAGGTTGGAATGGAACTGATTGGGTAGTACTTGATAAACAGGCAAACATATCGGATTGGGCTAAAGGTGTCAAAAAGGTGTTCTCATTCGAGAATGGGGTAGCTTATAAAAAGTACCGATTGAATATTACCATGAACAATGGTACTACCGCTGTAACCCTTGGAGCATTTGAAATGTATAATTCAACACCAGGACCAACGCCTACCGTCACTCCAGAACCAACCATTGAGCCAACACCAACACCAACACCAACACCAACAGCAACGGCAACAGCAACAGCAACGGCAACAGCAACACCAACACCAACAGCAACGGCAACACCAACACCAACACCAACAGCAACACCAACTGTAACCCCGTCTCCAACTCCAGAGCAACCAACAGGCGACCGAGCGATCCTGGTCGTAACGATGAACACCGGCCTTGAAAAAGAGTTTGACCTGAGCATGGAAGAAGTAAATTCCTTTATTGCATGGTATGAGAATAAGCAAGCCGGTACAGGGAAGGCATCGTATGCCATTGACAAGCACGACAATAACAAGGGGCCATTTACCAGCCGAAAAGATTACGTAATCTTCGATAAAATCCTAACCTTCAGCGTAGACGAATATTCTGCAAAATAG